The Thermotoga maritima MSB8 region ATTCCTGTTCCATCCGTCGATGTTGAGAAAGCCAGAAATCTCATTCTGAACGACAAGAAGATCCTGAAAGGTTCCAGAGTCAGGCTTCCTTACGTGAAAGAAATCGGAAAGATCGAATTCTTGGAGGTCGATCCGCTCGAGCTTCTGGAGGTGGTAGATTGAAAGTACTCGTGGTGAACGGACCCAACTTGAACATGCTCGGAAAAAGAGACAAAAACATCTATGGAAACTTTTCTCATGAGGATCTTGTGAAGATGATAGAAGATTGGGGAAGGAAAAACGGTGTGGAAGTGGAGGTCTTTCAGTCGAACCACGAGGGAAAAATTTTGGATAGACTGCACAGGCTCGATTTCGATGGTCTTGTGATAAACCCGGGGGCTTTCACCCACTACAGCTACGCCATAAGGGATGCCCTGGAGATCGTGAAGGTGCCGAAGGTGGAGGTTCACATATCGAACATACACAGGAGAGAAGAGTTCAGAAGAAGGAGCGTCACGGCTGAGGTGTGCGACGGTCAGATAAGCGGACTTGGTGTGTACGGTTACCTTCTGGCTCTGGAGTACATAAAGAAGAAACTGGAAGAACTCACCTGAGAGAGTCAAGCACGAAGAAAAGGCCAAAACCGATGAGGAACAGACCGGTCACGGTCATCACTATTTTGTAGATCAGTGAGGATTTCAAGATGGTGTTTCCAAAGACACCTATCAGAGAGTACCAGAGAATGTCTGAGAGAATGTGGCCGAAGTAGAAGGCAGTAACTCCAGCCAGAAGTGATGTTTGCGCTTTGACGAGGAAAGCGCTGCCGACGGACATCCACCAAAGAAGAAAGTACGGGTTGGACAGTGAAACAAGGGCACCTGTGATTGGAAGGGGGATTTTCTGATCGGTTTTTTCTACCTGTGAGATCTCACCTTTGATGGCTGTTAGCTGAGAAACGCCCATGAAGGCAAGGAAAGACCCTCCAAGAAGGCCTATCACTTTTGTCACAAGCGGAGATTTCAGGACCCATTGAAAGCCAAGAACCAGCAGGAGAACGAGAAAAGCTTCCAGAACAACGTGGCCGAATATCAGTTTTATAGAGTTTTTCCAGCTTTTTGCACTCTGATATACGGCTATCATCATCAGAGGACCCGGTGCAACTGCACCGGAAAGTCCCACAAGGAAACTCCCGAAGAATATGGAAATCATTTTCTTCCTCCCCAAGGATTTTGAGAAATTTTACCACTCTGTTCTTTGCTTTTGTATTAGTGTGAAATATATTTGTTTTAACATATTGTGTTTTATGCATACAAACCAGGTTAGTTCCAATCATTCACAAAGTAGGTGATGCGTGTATCTGGCACTGGAAGAACGATACAGAGTATGCAATTACCGGTAACGAAAAATTTCATGCGCCTTTCTGGTACCGGAAGCTATGCGTTAAAAAGGGAATAATGAATGATATGAAGAGACAATATGAAGAGAATTTGTGGAGATAGATTACGTGTAAGTGCTTTGAATTCAAGGAGTCAATAGTTAACTTCTAACACATTGAGGAATCCCTTCTTTCATCTATTTGTGAAACATGGAACTAATCGATTTTTACCAGAAACACCCCAAAATGCCCTGACGTAGGTTGATATAATTTATCTTCTGTTTTTTGCTTGTGTTCTTTCATTGTTGAACTATGCAATTATTCCATTTTTCCAAACAGTACTTGAAGGTGCTCTCTTGTGTGTTAGAATGGTTTATGGAGAAAGAGAATATGGAAGTTCAAAAAACATCTTGCTTTCAGAGTGTGTTTGTGGTATAATTCCTTTTGAACTCAATGGGTTTCAATAATTCCTTAGAGGTATGGAAACAGACAATCGTGGATCAGGTCATCAATGCCCTGAATTAGTTTCAATAATTCCTTAGAGGTATGGAAACACTTGTGGAGATTGAGGAACATCTAGGAAAGAACATCGTTTCAATAATTCCTTAGAGGTATGGAAACAGCGATAACATTCAATCCTTCGACGAGGTACACCAAGTTTCAATAATTCCTTAGAGGTATGGAAACTAATCTTGTCTGTAGGATCCTCTGAAAACCCTCTCTGGTTTCAATAATTCCTTAGAGGTATGGAAACGTGGAAGAGTCCGCAGGAAAAGACAGCGCTGGGTAGGTAGTTTCAATAATTCC contains the following coding sequences:
- a CDS encoding LysE family translocator, whose product is MISIFFGSFLVGLSGAVAPGPLMMIAVYQSAKSWKNSIKLIFGHVVLEAFLVLLLVLGFQWVLKSPLVTKVIGLLGGSFLAFMGVSQLTAIKGEISQVEKTDQKIPLPITGALVSLSNPYFLLWWMSVGSAFLVKAQTSLLAGVTAFYFGHILSDILWYSLIGVFGNTILKSSLIYKIVMTVTGLFLIGFGLFFVLDSLR
- the aroQ gene encoding type II 3-dehydroquinate dehydratase, with protein sequence MKVLVVNGPNLNMLGKRDKNIYGNFSHEDLVKMIEDWGRKNGVEVEVFQSNHEGKILDRLHRLDFDGLVINPGAFTHYSYAIRDALEIVKVPKVEVHISNIHRREEFRRRSVTAEVCDGQISGLGVYGYLLALEYIKKKLEELT